From the genome of Macadamia integrifolia cultivar HAES 741 unplaced genomic scaffold, SCU_Mint_v3 scaffold289, whole genome shotgun sequence, one region includes:
- the LOC122067399 gene encoding pentatricopeptide repeat-containing protein At1g13040, mitochondrial: MKWVTSKCFSLCDIMLVRVYRHSTSAVTECYFSFSTHISITKLRFFSSSTDSVNPPEMNSVSKMNSKSSMETRTSSELQEKEKENLIPYLLETSKTPPFLVPAFNICKILIQSKQWSESVETEIQGLNVELNTYIVNHVLGSLSAEMGFCFYNWAESKLGFKHDRFTSRSMIFALLRDCNYDLLSQFWQRMKDAGFPVHRSIYRILISGYVRSGLTDLAIQTFDEMLDSDCRVFSIDYDRFVGVLVRESRFDLAEHYYSRLMLQGFSLCVFTYSRFISGLCKVKHLGLISRLLDDMDKLRYVPDIWAYNIYINLLCQENRLDVALEVLQMMSQKGRDPDLVSYTTVINGLCKFGLLETAVEIWRELIRKGFSPDATACGALVFGLCNCGKVDLAYELMVGMIKGQVELSTSIYNALINGFCRAGRIDKAQIIKSFMIRNGCRPDLITYNILLNYCCNRRMIEEAEGLMEKMKRSRLRPDSYSYNQLLKGLCKANRQEKAYHLMVTEMETKGFCDVVSYNTLIRSLCQAGHAKRAYRLFEEMGQKGIVPDVVTFTILINASFREDRSEFAEDLFDQMVGMGLIPDRVVYTTMVDHLCRTGRIEMARSVFFNMVEKGIVPDVVSYNALINGLCKASRASEAMHLYEDMRAYGPHPDEVTYKVIISGLIQEEKLSMACQVWDQMMENGFTLDKVVSNDLIKTISSKDATFMNGRRY, translated from the exons ATGAAATGGGTTACTTCAAAATGCTTCAGCCTCTGCGATATTATGCTTGTAAGGGTTTACAGACACTCAACCTCTGCAGTAACGGAGtgttacttttctttttcaactCATATATCAATAACCAAGCTCAGGTTTTTCAGTAGCTCCACTGATAGTGTAAACCCACCAGAAATGAATTCAGTTTCCAAGATGAATTCAAAGTCAAGTATGGAAACGAGAACTTCATCAGAGCTgcaggagaaagaaaaggagaacttGATCCCCTACTTGTTGGAAACAAGCAAAACGCCTCCTTTCCTGGTCCCAGCTTTTAATATTTGTAAGATCCTTATTCAGAGCAAACAGTGGTCTGAATCGGTAGAGACGGAGATTCAGGGTCTGAATGTGGAGTTGAACACCTACATTGTCAATCACGTCTTGGGGAGTCTCTCGGCTGAAATGGGTTTCTGTTTTTACAACTGGGCTGAATCCAAATTGGGCTTTAAACATGACCGCTTTACAAGTAGATCCATGATTTTTGCACTTCTTCGTGATTGCAACTATGATCTCTTATCACAGTTTTGGCAGAGAATGAAGGATGCAGGCTTTCCAGTACATCGGTCTATATATCGTATTCTTATATCAGGTTACGTTAGATCTGGGTTAACTGACCTTGCTATCCAAACTTTCGATGAGATGCTTGATTCTGATTGCAGGGTGTTCAGTATAGATTATGATAGATTTGTTGGAGTATTAGTTCGGGAATCTCGCTTTGATTTGGCTGAGCATTACTACAGTAGATTGATGCTGCAAGGATTTTCTTTATGCGTATTTACATATTCAAGGTTCATCTCTGGGCTCTGCAAGGTGAAGCATCTGGGTCTCATTAGCAGACTTCTAGATGACATGGATAAGCTCAGGTATGTCCCTGACATTTGGgcttataatatatatattaatctcTTGTGCCAGGAAAATAGATTAGATGTTGCCCTTGAAGTACTGCAGATGATGAGTCAGAAAGGAAGAGATCCTGATCTTGTTTCCTACACCACAGTTATTAATGGTTTGTGCAAATTTGGACTCCTTGAAACAGCAGTGGAGATTTGGCGTGAATTGATTAGAAAGGGATTTAGCCCGGATGCTACAGCTTGTGGggctttggtttttggtttgtGTAATTGTGGGAAAGTTGATTTGGCTTATGAGCTTATGGTGGGAATGATCAAGGGTCAAGTTGAGTTGAGTACTTCAATTTACAATGCTCTTATTAATGGATTTTGTCGAGCTGGTCGGATTGATAAAGCCCAAATAATCAAGTCATTCATGATAAGGAATGGCTGCAGACCAGATTTGATTACATATAACATACTGTTGAATTATTGTTGTAATAGGCGTATGATTGAGGAAGCAGAGGGATTGATGGAAAAGATGAAGAGGAGTCGCTTAAGACCTGATAGCTACAGTTACAATCAGCTTTTGAAGGGCCTCTGTAAGGCTAACCGACAAGAAAAAGCATACCATTTGATGGTAACAGAGATGGAAACAAAGGGATTTTGTGATGTTGTGTCATACAACACTCTCATTAGATCACTCTGCCAAGCCGGCCACGCCAAAAGGGCATACAGGTTATTTGAGGAAATGGGGCAAAAAGGGATTGTCCCAGATGTCGTGACTTTCACAATTCTCATAAATGCTTCTTTTAGAGAAGATCGTTCTGAATTTGCGGAGGATCTTTTTGACCAAATGGTCGGGATGGGATTGATTCCTGATCGTGTTGTATATACAACAATGGTTGATCATCTGTGCAGGACTGGTAGAATCGAGATGGCTCGAAGCGTCTTCTTCAATATGGTTGAGAAAGGAATTGTCCCTGACGTAGTTTCATACAATGCCCTTATAAATGGACTTTGCAAGGCTTCTAGGGCTAGTGAAGCCATGCATCTTTATGAGGACATGCGTGCTTATGGGCCTCATCCTGATGAGGTGACCTATAAAGTGATTATCTCAGGGCTTATACAGGAGGAAAAGCTTTCAATGGCTTGTCAGGTGTGGGACCAGATGATGGAGAATGGGTTTACTCTAGACAAAGTGGTTTCTAATGATCTTATAAAAACCATTAGTTCAAAGGATGCAACTTTCATGAATGGCAGAAGAT ATTGA